The following are from one region of the Mycolicibacterium diernhoferi genome:
- a CDS encoding flavodoxin family protein, protein MTADESSPVRAIALVCSLKPSPAPSSSELMAEHVFQSLRKEGAVCEAVRCVDFHIAPGVEADMGDSDQWPQIRQKVLDADILLLSTPIWLGHPSSVTQRVLERLDAELSNTDDQGRPVMAGKVALVSVVGNEDGAHKVVADVFQGLNDVGYSIPAQGCTYWTGPAMGSEDYKDLDGVPEQVAATTAAAARNAVHLARVLKQSTYPAYE, encoded by the coding sequence ATGACCGCCGACGAGTCTTCACCTGTGCGCGCGATCGCGCTGGTCTGCAGCCTGAAACCGAGCCCGGCTCCCTCCAGTAGCGAGTTGATGGCCGAGCATGTCTTCCAGTCCCTTCGCAAGGAAGGCGCAGTATGCGAAGCGGTTCGTTGTGTGGACTTCCACATCGCCCCAGGTGTGGAGGCCGATATGGGCGACAGCGACCAGTGGCCGCAGATCCGGCAGAAGGTGCTGGACGCGGACATTCTGCTGCTCAGTACCCCGATCTGGCTGGGACACCCGTCATCGGTGACCCAGCGGGTGCTGGAGCGGCTGGACGCCGAACTGTCCAACACCGATGACCAGGGCCGACCCGTCATGGCCGGCAAGGTGGCGCTGGTCAGCGTCGTGGGCAACGAGGACGGGGCGCACAAGGTGGTCGCCGACGTGTTCCAGGGCCTCAACGATGTCGGCTACAGCATCCCGGCGCAGGGCTGCACGTACTGGACCGGCCCTGCCATGGGGTCCGAGGACTACAAGGACCTCGACGGGGTCCCCGAGCAGGTGGCCGCGACTACCGCGGCCGCCGCACGGAATGCGGTGCATCTGGCACGGGTACTCAAGCAGTCGACGTACCCGGCGTATGAGTAA
- a CDS encoding hemerythrin domain-containing protein has translation MSAPDIRSTGDVVDYLKAQHATIRELFTEVLDAAGAETRDQAFTRLRTMLAVHETAEEMVVHPRVRRKIDGGAQIVDERLAEEHDAKVLLRDIEQLPRDSAEFSKAVIHLQAAVLKHAEAEEELEFTALEAELDDDELNKLADAVAVAERIAPTHPHPGVESAAANFAAGPFASVLDRARDALSGVLASRTS, from the coding sequence ATGAGTGCACCGGACATCCGCTCGACCGGCGATGTCGTCGACTATCTGAAGGCCCAGCACGCGACGATTCGGGAACTCTTCACCGAAGTTCTCGACGCGGCCGGCGCCGAGACCCGTGACCAGGCATTCACCCGTCTTCGCACCATGCTCGCCGTCCACGAGACGGCCGAGGAGATGGTGGTGCACCCGCGGGTCCGGCGCAAGATCGACGGCGGCGCGCAGATCGTGGACGAGCGGCTCGCCGAGGAGCACGACGCCAAGGTGCTGTTGCGCGACATCGAGCAACTCCCGCGCGACAGCGCGGAGTTCAGCAAGGCAGTCATTCACCTCCAGGCCGCCGTCCTCAAGCACGCGGAGGCCGAGGAGGAGCTCGAATTCACCGCACTGGAAGCGGAATTGGATGACGACGAGCTGAACAAGCTGGCCGATGCGGTCGCGGTCGCCGAACGGATCGCCCCGACCCACCCGCATCCCGGCGTCGAATCGGCCGCCGCCAACTTCGCCGCCGGTCCGTTCGCCTCCGTATTGGACCGGGCCCGCGACGCTCTCAGCGGGGTGTTGGCGTCCAGGACGTCCTGA
- a CDS encoding potassium-transporting ATPase, with protein sequence MTTAISTVIYLALTVAVFALLGLVQRLVERL encoded by the coding sequence GTGACGACAGCGATATCCACCGTCATCTACCTCGCGCTGACCGTGGCGGTATTCGCCCTGCTCGGCCTGGTCCAGAGGTTGGTCGAACGACTGTGA
- a CDS encoding potassium-transporting ATPase subunit F, with protein MNLANTVGLVLASLIALFLFAALLFPERF; from the coding sequence GTGAACCTTGCCAACACCGTCGGCCTGGTGCTGGCGAGTCTGATCGCCCTGTTCCTGTTCGCCGCCCTGCTCTTCCCCGAGAGGTTCTAG
- the kdpA gene encoding potassium-transporting ATPase subunit KdpA, with amino-acid sequence MTTTTAGLLFLAALVVVLAATHAPLGDYMYRVYNGEKNTRIERGIYKLIGADPKAEQTWGAYTRSVLAFSAVSIVFLFVLQLVQGKLPLHLNDPGTQMTPALAWNTAVSFVTNTNWQAYSGESTQGHLVQMAGLAVQNFVSAAVGMAVAIAFVRGLVRRSTGDLGNFWSDLVRGSLRILLPISVIGAIILIAGGVIQNFALHDEVVNTIAGGQQTIPGGPVASQEVIKELGTNGGGFYNVNSAHPFENPNSWTNFLQILLICLIPFAMPRTFGRMVGGKHGRRQGLAIVAVMGTIATLSVGLLMQFQLQAHGTVPSAVGSAMEGVEQRFGVADSAVFAATTTLTSTGAVDSFHDSYTSLGGLITMFNMQLGEVAPGGVGSGLYGMLILAIITVFVAGLMVGRTPEYLGKKITPREIKFAATYFLITPLLVLTGTALAMAMPGQRASMLNSGPHGLSEVLYAFTSASNNNGSAFAGISVNTEWYNTALGLAMVFGRFLPIIFVLALAGSLAAQGKTPESAGTLPTHRPQFVGMVVGVTLILVALTFLPMLALGPLAEGIH; translated from the coding sequence GTGACCACCACCACCGCGGGACTGCTGTTCCTGGCAGCACTCGTCGTCGTGCTGGCCGCCACCCACGCGCCGCTGGGCGACTACATGTACCGGGTTTACAACGGCGAGAAGAACACCCGCATCGAACGCGGCATCTACAAGCTGATCGGCGCCGACCCGAAGGCCGAGCAGACCTGGGGCGCCTACACCCGCAGCGTGCTCGCCTTCTCGGCGGTCAGCATCGTGTTCCTGTTCGTCCTCCAACTCGTGCAGGGCAAGCTGCCGCTGCACCTGAACGACCCGGGCACCCAGATGACCCCGGCGCTGGCCTGGAACACCGCCGTCAGCTTCGTGACGAACACCAACTGGCAGGCCTATTCCGGGGAGTCCACCCAGGGCCACCTGGTCCAGATGGCCGGCCTGGCGGTGCAGAACTTCGTCTCGGCGGCCGTCGGGATGGCCGTGGCGATCGCGTTCGTACGCGGCCTGGTCCGGCGCAGCACCGGCGACCTCGGCAATTTCTGGTCCGACCTGGTGCGCGGCAGCCTGCGAATTCTGTTGCCCATCTCCGTCATCGGCGCCATCATCCTGATCGCCGGTGGGGTCATCCAGAACTTTGCGCTGCACGACGAGGTGGTCAACACCATCGCCGGCGGGCAGCAGACCATCCCGGGCGGCCCGGTGGCCAGCCAGGAGGTCATCAAGGAGCTCGGTACCAACGGCGGCGGGTTCTACAACGTCAACTCCGCGCACCCATTCGAAAACCCCAACAGCTGGACCAATTTCCTCCAGATCCTGCTTATCTGCCTCATCCCGTTCGCGATGCCCCGCACCTTCGGCCGGATGGTCGGCGGAAAGCACGGGCGCCGTCAAGGTCTGGCGATCGTCGCCGTCATGGGCACCATCGCGACGTTGAGCGTCGGTCTCCTGATGCAGTTCCAACTGCAGGCGCACGGCACCGTGCCCAGTGCCGTCGGATCGGCCATGGAAGGGGTCGAACAACGGTTCGGTGTGGCCGATTCCGCGGTGTTCGCCGCGACGACAACCCTGACCTCCACCGGCGCGGTCGACTCATTCCACGACTCTTACACCAGCCTCGGCGGGCTGATCACCATGTTCAACATGCAGCTCGGTGAGGTCGCGCCCGGCGGCGTCGGCTCGGGCCTGTACGGCATGCTGATCCTGGCCATCATCACCGTGTTCGTGGCCGGTCTGATGGTGGGACGCACCCCGGAATACCTGGGCAAGAAGATCACCCCGCGGGAGATCAAGTTCGCCGCAACGTATTTCCTGATCACGCCGCTACTGGTACTGACCGGCACGGCGCTGGCCATGGCCATGCCCGGACAACGTGCGAGCATGCTCAACAGCGGACCGCACGGCCTGTCCGAGGTGCTGTACGCGTTCACCTCGGCGTCCAACAACAACGGCTCGGCGTTCGCCGGCATCAGCGTCAACACCGAGTGGTACAACACCGCGCTGGGCCTGGCCATGGTGTTCGGCCGATTCCTGCCCATCATATTCGTGCTCGCGCTGGCCGGTTCGCTTGCCGCGCAGGGCAAGACACCCGAGTCCGCCGGCACGCTACCCACCCATCGGCCGCAGTTCGTCGGAATGGTGGTCGGTGTGACGCTGATTCTGGTCGCGCTGACCTTCCTGCCCATGCTTGCGCTCGGCCCCCTCGCTGAAGGAATTCACTGA
- the kdpB gene encoding potassium-transporting ATPase subunit KdpB produces the protein MPTATTIDAATTTQPHNPQRSVRGGLLDPRMLCKSLPGALRKLDPRTLWRNPVMFIVEIGAVLATWCAVLDSSWFAWLIVGWLWLTVIFANLAEAVAEGRGKAQAASLRKAKTDTMARRLTDSGREEQVAAPLLQRGDIVVVEAGQTIPGDGDVIEGIASVDESAITGESAPVVRESGGDRSAVTGGTTVLSDRIVVKITQKPGESFIDRMIGLVEGANRQKTPNEVALNILLASLSIIFVFAVATLQPLAIFSKANNPGVPDSLSLNGDGVTGIVLVALLVCLIPTTIGALLSAIGIAGMDRLVQRNVLAMSGRAVEAAGDVNTLLLDKTGTITLGNRQAAAFTPLTGVTTEQLADAAQLSSLADETPEGRSIVVFAKQEFGLRARTPGELENATWVEFSATTRMSGVDVGDRRLRKGAAGSVAAWIRSEGGTVPPELDDLVESISAAGGTPLAVGELHDGQARALGVIHLKDVVKHGMRERFDEMRRMGIRTIMITGDNPMTAKAIADEAGVDDFLAEATPEDKMALIKKEQAAGLLVAMTGDGTNDAPALAQADVGVAMNTGTSAAKEAGNMVDLDSDPTKLIEIVEIGKQLLITRGALTTFSIANDIAKYFAIIPALFVALFPGLDLLNVMRLHSPQSAILSAVIFNALVIVALIPLALKGVRYTPSSASKLLSRNLCVYGLGGIIAPFIGIKLIDLLIQLFPGM, from the coding sequence ATGCCCACCGCCACCACCATCGATGCGGCCACCACGACGCAGCCGCACAACCCCCAGAGGTCCGTCCGGGGTGGGCTGCTGGACCCGCGCATGCTGTGCAAGTCCCTGCCCGGTGCGCTGCGCAAGCTCGACCCGCGCACGCTGTGGCGCAACCCGGTCATGTTCATCGTCGAGATCGGGGCGGTACTGGCTACCTGGTGCGCCGTGCTGGATTCCAGCTGGTTTGCCTGGTTGATCGTCGGGTGGCTGTGGTTGACGGTCATCTTCGCCAACCTGGCCGAAGCCGTCGCCGAGGGCCGCGGTAAGGCGCAGGCAGCCAGCCTGCGCAAGGCCAAGACCGACACCATGGCCCGCCGGCTGACCGACTCGGGCCGCGAGGAGCAGGTCGCCGCCCCGCTGCTGCAGCGGGGCGATATCGTCGTCGTCGAGGCGGGGCAGACCATTCCCGGTGACGGCGACGTCATCGAAGGTATTGCCTCGGTGGATGAATCGGCCATCACGGGTGAATCCGCACCCGTGGTCCGTGAATCGGGCGGGGACCGCTCGGCGGTGACCGGTGGCACCACCGTGCTGTCCGACCGCATCGTCGTGAAGATCACCCAGAAACCCGGCGAGAGCTTCATCGACCGGATGATCGGCCTGGTCGAGGGCGCCAACCGGCAGAAGACCCCCAACGAGGTCGCGCTCAACATCTTGCTGGCCTCGTTGAGCATCATCTTCGTCTTCGCGGTCGCCACCCTGCAGCCGCTGGCCATCTTCTCCAAGGCCAACAACCCTGGTGTGCCGGACTCCTTGTCGCTCAACGGTGATGGTGTCACCGGCATCGTGCTGGTGGCACTGCTGGTCTGCCTGATCCCGACCACCATCGGCGCCCTGCTCAGCGCGATCGGCATCGCCGGCATGGACCGGCTGGTGCAGCGCAACGTGCTCGCCATGTCCGGCCGGGCCGTCGAGGCCGCAGGCGACGTGAACACCCTGCTGCTCGACAAGACCGGCACCATCACCCTCGGCAACCGGCAGGCCGCCGCGTTCACACCCCTGACCGGTGTCACCACCGAGCAGCTCGCCGACGCCGCCCAGTTGTCCAGCCTGGCCGACGAGACCCCCGAGGGCCGTTCCATCGTGGTGTTCGCCAAACAGGAGTTCGGTCTTCGGGCCCGCACCCCGGGCGAGCTGGAGAACGCCACCTGGGTTGAATTCAGCGCCACCACAAGGATGTCCGGCGTCGATGTCGGCGACCGCCGGCTTCGCAAGGGAGCGGCCGGGTCGGTTGCCGCCTGGATCCGCTCCGAGGGCGGCACCGTCCCCCCCGAACTCGACGATCTCGTCGAGAGCATCTCCGCGGCGGGCGGAACGCCGCTGGCCGTCGGCGAGCTGCATGACGGGCAGGCCCGCGCTCTGGGTGTCATCCACCTCAAGGACGTGGTGAAACACGGTATGCGGGAACGCTTCGACGAGATGCGCCGGATGGGCATCCGGACGATCATGATCACCGGCGACAACCCGATGACCGCCAAGGCCATCGCCGATGAGGCCGGTGTCGACGACTTCCTCGCCGAGGCGACGCCCGAGGACAAGATGGCGCTGATCAAGAAGGAGCAGGCCGCCGGACTGCTCGTCGCGATGACCGGTGACGGCACCAATGACGCACCGGCGCTGGCCCAGGCGGACGTCGGGGTGGCCATGAACACCGGGACCTCGGCGGCCAAAGAGGCCGGCAACATGGTCGATCTGGACTCCGACCCGACCAAGCTCATCGAGATCGTCGAGATCGGTAAGCAGCTGCTGATCACCCGGGGCGCCCTGACCACCTTCAGCATCGCCAACGACATCGCGAAGTACTTCGCGATCATCCCGGCGCTGTTCGTCGCGCTGTTCCCCGGACTGGACCTGCTGAACGTCATGCGGTTGCACAGCCCGCAGTCGGCCATCCTGTCCGCGGTGATCTTCAATGCACTGGTCATCGTCGCGCTGATCCCGCTGGCGCTCAAGGGTGTGCGCTACACGCCCAGCAGTGCGTCGAAGT